From the Microplitis mediator isolate UGA2020A chromosome 6, iyMicMedi2.1, whole genome shotgun sequence genome, one window contains:
- the LOC130669862 gene encoding CXXC motif containing zinc binding protein, with product MVKIGLKFQATLENIEELNPTDPNFRWGFKLKCSNCNESTDKWNYLSLSEEVPAPHGKDIHHLVSKCKLCLRINTVTIIEDSIKKYTAEDSEKFKTIAVFDCRGSEPTEFSPGGGWAVKAVDDGTEFEDVDLSDLPWADYCDKIKKPVSVDDIRYEFEKVK from the coding sequence atggtaaaaataggattaaaatttcaagcaACATTAGAAAACATTGAAGAGTTAAATCCAACAGATCCAAATTTTCGTTggggttttaaattaaaatgttccAATTGCAATGAATCAACTGACAAGtggaattatttatcattaagcGAAGAAGTACCAGCACCTCATGGCAAAGATATTCATCATCTAGTATCCAAATGTAAACTTTGCTTACGTATCAATACCGTAACAATAATTGaagattcaataaaaaaatacactgcGGAAGACAGCGAGAAATTCAAAACAATAGCAGTGTTTGATTGTCGAGGATCAGAACCTACGGAATTTTCACCAGGAGGTGGATGGGCCGTCAAGGCCGTTGACGATGGAACGGAGTTTGAAGATGTTGATTTGAGTGATCTTCCCTGGGCTGACTACtgcgataaaattaaaaaaccagTTAGTGTTGATGACATCAGatatgaatttgaaaaagtcaagtaa
- the LOC130669854 gene encoding uncharacterized protein LOC130669854 produces the protein MFGTKLRTWMEAHIVRPKKKKDRKKGEKGFDSNCNSPGSHSNNRSPGLHQVYPLNSPVKNVDNIILKNGSTTTYVGATTNSSGTSGGTGSVNLSSPESAYSTGYSTDGTSPGASYPPEYYINIRTGTHYFQSNKGGRVNKRPGDTASIMVNGPVNETQIDECVENIRVNGNINMTRENKIIRELKTTIPFKTAEAVNHLVNKQSQLNSQTHQRDSLQLHQHQQQYHHQQPQHRRTESYSTDVTARNSLPVPSSIPPPLISSPSAQSPRQRSRIRTNPWLSANSSGSSTATTTTTATTGTIANGYNKSGLTLDETSSSSGLKLTESSGSASDVNVNNHRNGHAKRECRQESLSAGRSPINQNWRISPAMDVRSKITGLLRRDSSSSSETSSMTQSFRSSEDDITLNEMMGKFDESYIYEKETDILSDSDPTDCEDYVNHSPSDIDTGQDGGDENDPLENDEFDYIDNGSFLDLEDLEAHLPNTGHCTYFTFTTELTRRSTRLRESLLKRRSKDEVQHRSASMRNNSKRQSLRHKKFDDKSSEKRKKRQSQRKKSVLEKCDDATANLNRVLVERMLLKNSGFNQGSRSVGGTPICLRRRKHHDINENLSSLRQNEDNHRNFIHPSVMDNDVVKRRSNSVSYVNGNILKQQRMSGNSYMTTFASELALMEADREADRKYRELILEAENILVNMKNTSSTTTTTTATNTRNTSPVIMPSPSRRIHNGLANKRVELIKNTELNIELALLKSRNSQPELQSGNIRDIEHTSPKRQFNQPCSPIHRFMERNSGNLIKDNYHYRHDKCPDSPVVLRQIPQHSPCRNLVQNRVLMMEQETRDRSRSRAIELNGIRSFSQDGRLSKTFTREQALSLAQKTSSLMIKNEIPRQTKEDTLTSSSSESDDRCELRRAPLMTFRSIDMGPVKESTYYCPQSEPVKRKVYAGSATYGRIQKTLGEHVILRNSDGDTATDDTDDSRRTLREKIAQLRQERLAAEANLSAQDNQNFQHHLTQLRRQMLMHTIAGLKRSLEDQSATLKQTCLQDTILDDTLP, from the exons ATGTTCGGTACGAAGTTGCGTACGTGGATGGAGGCGCATATTGTGCgaccaaagaaaaaaaaagatagaaAGAAAGGTGAAAAAGGTTTTGATTCAAATTGCAACTCACCAGGTAGTCATAGCAACAATCGATCGCCAGGACTTCATcag GTTTACCCGCTTAACTCACCAGTAAAAAACGTAGACAACATTATTTTGAAGAACGGTTCGACGACAACGTACGTAGGCGCAACAACAAATTCGTCTGGAACTTCAGGTGGAACCGGAAGTGTTAATTTATCATCACCCGAAAGTGCTTATAGTACCGGGTATTCGACAGACGGAACATCGCCAGGAGCCAGTTATCCACCAgagtattatataaatatcaggACGGGGACGCATTACTTTCAAAGTAACAAAGGAGGTCGCGTTAACAAGCGACCAGGTGATACTGCCAGTATAATGGTCAACGGTCCGGTAAATGAGACCCAGATTGACGAGTGCGTCGAGAATATCAGGGTGAATGGTAACATTAACATGACACGAGAGAACAAAATCATCAGAGAATTAAAAACTACTATTCCCTTTAag ACTGCAGAGGCAGTTAACCATCTAGTCAACAAGCAGAGTCAGCTGAATTCGCAGACTCATCAGCGAGACTCCCTTCAACTGCACCAACACCAGCAGCAGTATCATCATCAGCAACCTCAACACAGAAGGACCGAGTCATATTCAACCGATGTAACGGCTCGTAATAGTTTACCAGTGCCCTCGTCAATTCCTCCGCCCTTAATTTCTTCGCCCTCAGCTCAATCACCCCGACAACGTTCCCGCATTCGAACAAACCCATGGCTTTCGGCCAATTCTTCTGGCTCCAGTACTgctacaacaacaacaacagcaacaactgGAACAATTGCAAATGGTTACAACAAATCCGGTTTAACCCTTGACGAGACCAGTAGTAGCTCTGGTCTTAAGCTCACTGAGTCTTCCGGAAGTGCCAGCGATGTGAATGTTAATAACCATAGGAACGGCCACGCCAAGAGGGAGTGCCGACAGGAGAGCCTCAGCGCAGGGCGTAGTCC AATAAATCAAAACTGGAGGATTTCACCAGCGATGGATGTTAGATCAAAGATAACCGGATTATTAAGGCGAGACAGCAGTAGTTCATCAGAAACATCATCAATGACACAGAGTTTTCGGTCTTCTGAAGATGACATTACGCTTAATGAAATGATGGGTAAATTTGATGAGagttatatttatgaaaaagagACTGACATATTGTCAGACAGTGATCCAACTGATTGTGAGGATTATGTCAATCATTCACCGTCGGACATTGACACTGGCCAGGATGGCGGCGATGAAAATGATCCACTAGAAAATGATGAATTTGATTATATTGATAACGGGAGTTTTTTGGATCTTGAGGATTTAGAAGCTCATTTACCCAACACTGGCCACTGTACTTATTTTACATTTACAACTGAACTGACACGTCGCAGTACGCGGCTGAGAGAATCGCTTTTGAAAAGACGATCTAAAGATGAAGTTCAACATcg atccGCAAGTATGAGAAACAATTCAAAGCGTCAAAGTCTTCGGCACAAAAAATTCGATGATAAGTCTAGTGAGAAGCGTAAAAAACGTCAATCACAACGTAAAAAATCCGTATTAGAAAAATGCGACGACGCAACAGCAAATTTAAACAGGGTACTGGTAGAAAGAATGTTACTAAAAAACTCTGGTTTTAATCAAGGGAGTCGAAGTGTCGGTGGTACGCCAATTTGTTTGAGACGTAGAAAGCATCACGACATAAATGAGAATTTGTCGTCCTTGAGGCAGAATGAAGATAACCACCGTAACTTTATTCATCCAAGTGTGATGGATAATGACGTGGTAAAGCGCCGCTCAAACTCTGTGAGTTATGTCAATGGGAATATATTAAAACAGCAGCGTATGTCTGGAAATTCTTATATGACAACCTTTGCATCTGAACTTGCGCTTATGGAAGCCGATAGAGAAGCGGATAGAAAATATCGTGAGCTTATACTTGAAGCTGAAAATATTCttgtaaatatgaaaaataccAGCAgcacaacaacaacaactacTGCTACAAATACTCGAAATACTTCACCTGTTATAATGCCTTCGCCGTCGCGACGTATTCATAACGGATTGGCTAACAAACgggttgaattaattaaaaatactgaacTAAATATTGAATTGGCATTATTAAAGAGCCGTAATTCACAACCAGAACTACAGAGCGGAAATATACGTGATATTGAACACACTAGTCCTAAAAGACAATTTAATCAGCCTTGTTCACCAATCCATCGTTTTATGGAACGTAATTCtggtaatttaataaaagataattatcattatcgtCACGATAAATGTCCCGATTCACCGGTTGTCTTACGCCAGATACCACAACATTCCCCATGTCGTAATTTGGTACAGAATCGGGTTTTAATGATGGAACAAGAGACAAGAGATAGATCGAGATCGCGTGCCATTGAATTGAATGGCATTAGATCGTTTAGTCAAGACGGTAGATTATCTAAAACTTTTACAAGAGAGCAAGCGTTATCTCTTGCTCAAAAAACCTCTAGtcttatgattaaaaatgaaattccaAGACAAACTAAAGAAGATACTCTGACATCAAGTTCTTCAGAGTCAGACGATCGATGTGAATTAAGACGAGCGCCTTTGATGACATTCAG ATCTATTGATATGGGACCGGTTAAAGAAAGCACTTACTATTGTCCTCAAAGTGAACCAGTAAAGAGAAAAGTTTACGCTGGTAGTGCAACATATGGAAGAATACAAAAGACTTTAGGCGAGCATGTCATTTTGAGAAATTCAGATGGAGATACTGCGACTGATGATACag atGATTCAAGACGGAcattgagagaaaaaatagCACAATTACGACAAGAACGTTTAGCAGCAGAAGCAAATCTTAGTGCTCAAGACAACCAAAATTTTCAGCATCACCTGACGCAGCTACGAAGACAAATGCTGATGCACACGATCGCTGGCCTAAAGCGTAGCCTCGAGGACCAGTCGGCTACTCTAAAGCAGACGTGCCTGCAGGACACGATCCTCGACGACACGTTGCCTTGA